The genome window TGCGTGTCCACCTCCCACGTGCGCACGTGCTCGACGGTCCCGCCCCGGACCTGGAACGTCTGACCGCTGATCCACGCCGCCGCGGGTGACGCGAGGTAGCACACGAACTCGGCGACGTGGTTCGGGTCGGTCGGGTCGAACGCTTCCTCACGCTCACGGGACCGGTCGATGCGCCAGCCGATCGCAGCCAACCGGGTCCGGGCCGACGGCATGACCGCGTTCGCGGTGACGGCGTACGGCGCCATCTCCGTCGCGACCGCCTCCGTGAACGCGATCACGCCCGCCTTTGCAGCGACGTAGTTCGACTGCCCGGCGCCGCCGTACAGCAACAGACCGGTCGACGTGTTCACGACGCGGCCGCCCTCGCCCCGTCCGGCCTTGGCCTCGCTCCGCCACCAGCGGCACGCGGCCCGGGTCACCGCGAACGTGCCGCCGAGATGGACGCGCAGCACGTCGTCCCACTCGGACGGCTCCATGTTGAACACCATGTGCGGGCGGCCGATCCCCGCGTTGTTCACGACGACGTCGACGCGCCCCCAGCGATCGAGCGCGGCCTGCACCACACCCTCGCCGCCGTCCACACGCGAGATGTCACTGGCGTCCGCGATCGCGTCACCGCCCGCGGCGCGGATCTCCCCGACCACCTCGTCGGCGGGCGTCTCACTCGTCGTGCTCCCGTCGGTCGCCACACCGAGATCGTTGACGACGACCCGCGCTCCGTACGCCGCGAGACGCAGCGCCTCCGCGCGCCCGATGCCTCGCCCCGCGCCCGTCACGACCGCGACCCGCCCGTCCAGCATCACACCGCCTCGAGCGCGTCGCTCCGGCCGCGGCGCGCGAACTCGTCGCGCAACGCGGCCACGTCTTCGTGCGTCATCCGGCGGTACGGTCCGTGCTTGTCGGCACGCCACCAGACCTCGTCGCCCGTCTCCCAACGATCCCGGCGGAGGGCACGCTTCAGGACCTTGCTCGTCTGCGTGACGGGCAGCTCCTCCATCAGGCGCACGAACCGCGGCGCCCACTTCGTCCCGAGGTCTTCCTGCGCGTCGAGGAACGCGAGGAACGCGTCGGGGTCGAACGTCGCGCGGGGGCGGAGCTGCAGCGCGGCCATCACCTCGTCGCCGACGTCGACGGCCGGGACCGCGTACACGGCGGCGAGGACGACGTCGGGATGGCGTTCGAGGATGCGCTCGATGGGCGCCGCGGCGAAGTTCTCACCGTCGACGCGCAGCCACTCGAAGTCGCGGCCCGCGAAGTAGAACCAGCCGTCCGCGTCGCGATACGCGAGGTCGCCCGTCCAGTACCAACCGTCCCGCACGCGCGCCGCGTTGGCGTCGTCGTTCTTCCAGTAGCCCTCGAACCCGAGCGCGCCGAGCTTGTTGACGAGCTCGCCGATCGCCTCGTCGGGGTTCAGGAGGTGGCCGGCGTCGTCGAAGCGCGCGGGCGGGCACTCCCGGCCCGTCTGCGGGTCGAGCACGACCGTGCCTTCGGGCGCCTTGCCGAGCGAGCCCGGCGGCTGACCGGGGACGCGCTGCACGACCGCGCCACCCTCCGTGCTGCCGTACGAGTCCGTGACGTGGCAACCGAACCGCTTCGCGAAGCGCTCGATGTCGCGCTCGGCCCCCTCGTTGCCGAACACGCGCCGGAGCGTGTTGTCGGCGTCGTCCGGTCGTTCCGGCGTCGCGAGGATGTACGAGAGCGGCTTGCCCACGTAGTTGAAGTACGTGACGCCGAAGTTGCGCACGTCGGGGAGGAAGCCGGACGCCGAGAACCTCCGCCGGAGCGCGACGGTGCAGGCGCCCGCGAGCGCCGGCGCCCAGCCGGCCATCAGCGCGTTCGAGTGGAACATCGGCATCGCCTCGTAG of Acidimicrobiia bacterium contains these proteins:
- a CDS encoding SDR family NAD(P)-dependent oxidoreductase; this encodes MLDGRVAVVTGAGRGIGRAEALRLAAYGARVVVNDLGVATDGSTTSETPADEVVGEIRAAGGDAIADASDISRVDGGEGVVQAALDRWGRVDVVVNNAGIGRPHMVFNMEPSEWDDVLRVHLGGTFAVTRAACRWWRSEAKAGRGEGGRVVNTSTGLLLYGGAGQSNYVAAKAGVIAFTEAVATEMAPYAVTANAVMPSARTRLAAIGWRIDRSREREEAFDPTDPNHVAEFVCYLASPAAAWISGQTFQVRGGTVEHVRTWEVDTHVERHDAGWTVADLAHEIPRMFGAGAKRADPPPKEWQDQYRSRGTSATAPPS
- a CDS encoding AMP-binding protein, whose protein sequence is MPTMAELFRDRARDEHTAMLFEDDSWTYEELVRAAAERASLLRAVLRPGPPHVGVLLDNVPEFPMWLGAAALARATVVGINPTRRGAELARDIRHADCQLVVTEAAYRPLLDGLDLGLGDERILVVDTSEYRAQLGSHAGAPVGGDDADPGDLYLLLFTSGTSGAPKACLCSQGRLARIGQIVAKNYALEADDVVYEAMPMFHSNALMAGWAPALAGACTVALRRRFSASGFLPDVRNFGVTYFNYVGKPLSYILATPERPDDADNTLRRVFGNEGAERDIERFAKRFGCHVTDSYGSTEGGAVVQRVPGQPPGSLGKAPEGTVVLDPQTGRECPPARFDDAGHLLNPDEAIGELVNKLGALGFEGYWKNDDANAARVRDGWYWTGDLAYRDADGWFYFAGRDFEWLRVDGENFAAAPIERILERHPDVVLAAVYAVPAVDVGDEVMAALQLRPRATFDPDAFLAFLDAQEDLGTKWAPRFVRLMEELPVTQTSKVLKRALRRDRWETGDEVWWRADKHGPYRRMTHEDVAALRDEFARRGRSDALEAV